A single window of Herpetosiphon gulosus DNA harbors:
- a CDS encoding response regulator: protein MQSKEAGIATLVVIEDQPDTLLIIRSTLHQQGHHLHFFPNGRVATAQAIQALQPALILLDVQLPDQSGFDLVGSLRSIAPCIALTGFSDMSIVERAKTLGFFGFLGKPIRPAYFPQQISRLLAGEAVWEHTWTGDIPVPIFS, encoded by the coding sequence TTGCAATCCAAGGAGGCTGGTATCGCTACGCTTGTTGTGATCGAAGACCAACCAGATACCCTATTAATCATTCGGAGCACATTACATCAACAAGGGCATCACTTACACTTCTTCCCCAATGGCCGAGTGGCAACGGCCCAAGCCATTCAAGCCTTGCAACCTGCCCTCATTTTGCTTGATGTGCAGTTGCCAGATCAATCGGGCTTCGATTTGGTTGGTTCCTTGCGCTCAATTGCCCCCTGTATTGCCTTGACAGGATTTAGCGATATGAGCATTGTTGAACGCGCCAAAACCTTGGGCTTTTTTGGCTTTTTAGGCAAGCCAATTCGTCCGGCCTACTTTCCGCAACAGATTAGCCGTTTATTGGCTGGCGAAGCGGTTTGGGAGCATACATGGACAGGCGATATACCAGTACCGATCTTTAGCTAA
- a CDS encoding ABC transporter permease subunit, producing the protein MKAILQKEFRSYLRGNRAFTMLSIYLFILSGLCVLIYAGQSESSFVDRSEIGLSLYSTAAAVALFQLTFFAPSLNASSLGSERDRQTIDVLMVTPVRRYQIILGKLIAPCLFLFLLSLASLPIGALALLIGGIEARDLWIALAIQLVTVLGYGSVGIWGASWAKTSRGAMMATLGLALILAIGLPLLAILVLAVLSNDQALFESIVENGFIRNLGVVILSFSPFFSLIMWIQSVTEGQATTWTLDLQGQLGGGTILQPWVISVLIWLVLIPFLIWRSSKQLQKSVAHSSGG; encoded by the coding sequence ATGAAGGCAATTTTGCAAAAGGAATTTCGCTCGTATTTGCGCGGCAACCGGGCGTTTACCATGCTCAGCATCTACTTATTCATTCTTAGTGGCTTGTGTGTGCTGATTTACGCTGGTCAAAGCGAAAGTAGTTTTGTTGATCGCAGCGAGATTGGCTTAAGTTTATATAGCACCGCTGCCGCCGTAGCCTTGTTTCAACTGACCTTTTTTGCGCCATCGCTCAATGCCTCATCGCTGGGCAGCGAACGCGATCGCCAAACCATCGATGTGTTAATGGTTACACCTGTACGGCGCTACCAAATCATCTTGGGCAAACTGATTGCGCCGTGTTTATTCCTCTTTTTGCTTAGTTTAGCCAGCTTGCCAATTGGCGCATTGGCCTTGCTGATTGGGGGAATCGAAGCCCGCGACCTATGGATTGCCTTAGCAATTCAATTGGTCACGGTTTTGGGCTATGGTAGCGTCGGGATTTGGGGCGCTTCGTGGGCCAAAACCAGCCGTGGGGCAATGATGGCAACCCTTGGTTTAGCCCTAATCTTGGCAATTGGGCTGCCATTACTGGCGATCCTGGTTCTCGCAGTGCTCTCGAATGATCAAGCATTGTTTGAGTCAATTGTCGAGAATGGCTTTATTCGCAATCTTGGGGTTGTGATTTTGTCGTTTAGCCCTTTCTTTAGCCTAATTATGTGGATTCAGAGTGTTACTGAAGGTCAGGCAACTACTTGGACTTTAGATCTCCAAGGCCAACTTGGCGGTGGCACAATTTTACAACCATGGGTTATTTCCGTCTTGATTTGGCTGGTGCTCATTCCCTTCTTAATTTGGCGTAGCTCCAAGCAATTGCAAAAATCGGTTGCGCATTCGAGCGGCGGCTAA
- a CDS encoding ABC transporter ATP-binding protein: protein MELIVETHNLTQRFGTHLALNQVNLSIPKGAVYGFIGPNGAGKTTTMRILTTLLQPTAGEAFVNGISVRKDPDAVRKMIGFMPDYFGVYESMRVWEYLDFFAHIYGIKQPRRTSLIQELLQLVDLTEKHDSYVMNLSRGMKQRLSLARTMAHDPSLLILDEPASGLDPRARIELRELLRELSRMGKTIMVSSHILSELAEMCSHIGIIERGTLLASGPVEQIMQDLRPHKLIEVQVLERAMPALQMLKQLSTINDVHLANELADDQAGGKLAINFSGTAEESSAILSNLVSQGFRVNHFAERQSDLEEVFLHVTQGVVA, encoded by the coding sequence ATGGAATTGATCGTTGAAACTCACAATTTAACCCAGCGTTTTGGCACACACCTAGCGCTCAATCAGGTCAACCTGAGCATTCCCAAAGGCGCGGTCTATGGTTTTATTGGGCCAAATGGTGCTGGTAAAACCACCACCATGCGAATTTTGACCACCTTGCTCCAACCAACCGCTGGCGAAGCCTTTGTCAATGGCATTTCAGTGCGTAAAGATCCCGATGCGGTGCGCAAAATGATTGGTTTTATGCCCGATTATTTTGGGGTTTACGAAAGCATGCGGGTCTGGGAATATCTCGATTTCTTTGCCCACATCTATGGCATCAAACAACCTCGCCGCACGAGTTTGATTCAAGAATTATTGCAATTGGTCGATCTGACCGAAAAACACGATAGTTATGTGATGAATCTCAGCCGTGGGATGAAACAGCGCCTCAGTTTGGCTCGCACCATGGCCCACGATCCCAGTTTGTTAATTCTCGATGAACCAGCCAGCGGGCTTGACCCACGCGCCCGGATCGAGCTACGCGAGTTGCTGCGCGAATTAAGCCGTATGGGCAAAACGATTATGGTCAGCTCACACATTTTGTCGGAGCTAGCCGAAATGTGTAGCCATATTGGCATTATTGAGCGTGGCACACTGCTGGCAAGCGGCCCAGTCGAACAAATTATGCAGGATTTACGCCCACATAAATTGATTGAAGTCCAAGTGCTTGAACGGGCAATGCCAGCTTTGCAAATGCTCAAACAACTGTCAACGATCAACGATGTGCATTTAGCCAATGAGCTAGCCGATGATCAAGCAGGCGGCAAATTGGCGATCAACTTCAGCGGGACAGCTGAAGAGAGCAGCGCAATTTTGAGCAACCTCGTCAGCCAAGGCTTTCGGGTCAATCACTTTGCCGAACGCCAATCCGACCTTGAAGAAGTCTTTTTGCATGTGACACAGGGAGTGGTGGCATGA
- a CDS encoding PH domain-containing protein, translated as MPTNVPQLSFNINLQADERVKLIAYRHWLILARNLSIWFTFWFICTVIFLWRVSVVGVDTLNTVLFGAGTIFFGAMIYSYFDWRNDALVVTNQRVISYNSRFLISVQRNELYVREIEDVKTVTESVVSRYFDYGEIEVQTASRLRNIAFVGIVNPTLVRDTILEFVAPLKEVEHVEHIQQIVRAKVLKQGTMPSLPPLSDFIPPEQTGRTLLGIIPPSPEVRGNSIIWRKHWLFLFVEAANPILLFLIINLSWSLLLGYDFIRSGGSLVFLAILDIFCIGWLIYEVIDWRNDEYIVTPINIIDIERKPLGRETKRETTWDKIQNVSLNQENLWARILKYGDVELFTAGQNENFTFRGVAAPDSVLAVISDYRDQFEQRARDREFDSTLMLLQHYHQLQRDELQVLFDDHRSHIEAKLPPTERLETGT; from the coding sequence ATGCCAACCAACGTGCCTCAACTCAGTTTTAATATCAATCTCCAAGCTGATGAACGGGTCAAGTTGATCGCCTATCGCCATTGGCTGATTTTGGCCCGCAATCTTTCAATTTGGTTTACTTTTTGGTTTATTTGTACCGTGATTTTCTTATGGCGGGTCTCGGTGGTTGGCGTTGATACCCTGAACACTGTGCTGTTTGGTGCTGGCACGATCTTTTTCGGAGCCATGATTTATAGCTATTTCGATTGGCGCAACGATGCCTTGGTCGTCACCAATCAGCGGGTTATTTCTTATAATTCACGTTTTTTGATCAGCGTCCAGCGCAATGAGCTGTATGTGCGCGAAATTGAAGACGTAAAAACCGTCACTGAATCAGTGGTTTCGCGTTATTTCGATTATGGCGAAATTGAAGTCCAAACTGCCAGCCGTTTGCGCAACATTGCCTTCGTCGGGATCGTCAATCCTACGTTGGTACGCGACACAATTCTCGAATTTGTTGCGCCGCTCAAAGAAGTCGAGCATGTTGAGCATATTCAGCAAATCGTCAGAGCCAAAGTGCTCAAACAAGGCACAATGCCAAGCTTGCCACCGCTGAGCGATTTTATTCCACCAGAACAAACTGGCCGTACACTTTTGGGCATTATTCCGCCAAGCCCCGAGGTGCGCGGCAATTCGATTATTTGGCGCAAACATTGGCTCTTTCTTTTTGTCGAGGCTGCTAACCCAATTTTGCTCTTTCTAATCATCAATTTATCGTGGTCGCTGCTGCTCGGCTACGATTTTATTCGGTCTGGTGGGTCGTTAGTCTTTTTGGCGATACTCGATATCTTTTGTATCGGCTGGCTGATTTACGAGGTGATCGATTGGCGCAACGATGAATATATTGTTACGCCAATCAACATTATTGATATTGAGCGCAAGCCCTTGGGCCGTGAAACCAAACGTGAAACAACCTGGGATAAAATTCAGAATGTTTCGCTGAATCAAGAAAATTTATGGGCACGCATTTTGAAGTATGGCGATGTCGAGCTATTTACCGCTGGGCAAAACGAGAATTTTACCTTTCGTGGCGTAGCTGCACCCGATAGCGTGCTGGCGGTGATTTCCGATTATCGCGACCAATTCGAGCAGCGGGCGCGTGACCGCGAATTTGATAGCACCTTAATGCTTTTACAGCATTATCATCAACTACAACGCGATGAACTACAAGTGCTGTTTGATGATCATCGCAGCCATATCGAAGCCAAATTGCCGCCAACCGAGCGGTTGGAAACCGGAACCTAA
- a CDS encoding lysophospholipid acyltransferase family protein encodes MSRFYRFYHYLAKVLFFIFTRRVIVRGSQHSPKHGAAILISNHISYSDPATIIGYVKRHVYFMTKAEMFDGGFMDWVITRAGAFPVRRGEADRTAFRRALQLLSQGQCIGLYPEGTRSTTRTLQQARAGVVLLAKQSGAPIIPIAITGMERVFLGKFPWFGRPTVTITIGKPQTLEQLAQNNLPIAHQHDYLAEQIMAQVAALLPQAYGGTNVSQLSYE; translated from the coding sequence ATGAGCCGCTTCTATCGTTTTTATCACTATCTCGCCAAAGTGCTCTTTTTTATCTTCACTCGCCGCGTGATCGTCCGAGGCAGCCAACATAGTCCCAAACATGGCGCGGCAATTTTGATTTCTAACCACATTAGCTACTCCGATCCAGCCACGATCATCGGTTATGTCAAACGCCATGTCTATTTTATGACCAAAGCTGAAATGTTCGATGGTGGTTTTATGGATTGGGTGATTACGCGAGCAGGAGCGTTTCCGGTTCGGCGTGGCGAAGCCGATCGCACGGCGTTTCGGCGGGCGCTGCAATTGCTCAGCCAAGGCCAATGTATCGGCCTCTATCCTGAGGGCACACGCTCGACCACTCGAACATTGCAACAAGCGCGGGCTGGCGTAGTGCTGCTGGCCAAGCAAAGCGGCGCACCGATTATTCCAATTGCAATTACCGGCATGGAGCGGGTATTTTTGGGTAAATTTCCCTGGTTTGGTCGGCCAACGGTTACGATTACGATTGGCAAGCCCCAAACCTTGGAGCAACTGGCCCAAAACAACTTGCCAATCGCCCACCAACACGATTATTTGGCTGAGCAAATTATGGCCCAAGTTGCAGCTCTATTACCGCAAGCCTATGGCGGCACGAATGTTAGCCAACTCAGCTATGAATAG
- the cmk gene encoding (d)CMP kinase — translation MFFTMTTPHTIAIDGPAASGKSTLGKLLADHFGYIYFDTGVLYRALTYVALEQAVDLADAAALAKLAQTSNFEVLPPTIADGRQYTVLANGEDITWPLRAANVERNVSQVAAQPAVREALRDIQRHIGKSGNVVMAGRDIGAVIMPDAQLKIYLDASVEERAQRRAQELNARGRSISYREVLDDLNRRDAKDAANTFLADDAITITTDGRSPEEVFQAILSVIGVEAQA, via the coding sequence GTGTTTTTCACTATGACTACACCACATACAATTGCAATTGATGGCCCGGCAGCGTCGGGAAAAAGTACGCTCGGCAAGTTGTTAGCAGATCATTTTGGCTATATCTATTTTGATACGGGGGTGCTCTATCGCGCCTTGACCTATGTAGCCCTCGAACAAGCCGTTGATCTCGCTGATGCCGCCGCTCTCGCCAAACTCGCCCAAACCAGCAACTTTGAAGTGCTTCCGCCAACTATCGCCGATGGCCGCCAATACACGGTGTTAGCCAATGGCGAAGATATTACTTGGCCGTTACGCGCCGCCAATGTTGAACGCAATGTTTCACAAGTCGCCGCTCAACCAGCAGTCCGCGAGGCACTGCGCGATATTCAACGCCACATTGGTAAATCGGGCAATGTCGTGATGGCTGGCCGCGATATTGGGGCGGTCATTATGCCCGATGCCCAGTTGAAAATTTATCTTGATGCTTCGGTTGAGGAGCGTGCCCAACGCCGCGCCCAAGAACTCAACGCCCGTGGCCGCTCGATCAGCTATCGCGAAGTGCTTGACGACTTGAATCGCCGCGATGCCAAAGATGCCGCCAACACCTTCTTGGCCGACGATGCGATCACCATCACCACTGATGGCCGCTCGCCAGAAGAGGTGTTTCAGGCAATCTTGAGCGTAATCGGGGTCGAAGCCCAAGCATAA
- the rimI gene encoding ribosomal protein S18-alanine N-acetyltransferase, protein MYYFLKAMHEDDIPRVQEIERQSFSAPWSANTYRRELSSPATSRYIVARSSPSLPPDEPIMPYVPRRSLLQTLLPSVFTKPQPVSPFPLVGYAGLWLMVDEGHITTIAVAPSQRSQGLGELLLNGLIDQGLDMGATRLTLEVRISNESAQKLYLKYGFEPSGTRVRYYTDNGEDALIMWTDVITEPSYQHRLSELRERLALRLQRQAGMVE, encoded by the coding sequence ATGTACTACTTCCTAAAGGCTATGCACGAGGATGATATTCCGCGTGTCCAAGAAATAGAGCGCCAAAGTTTTTCAGCGCCATGGTCGGCCAATACCTATCGCCGTGAGTTAAGCTCGCCTGCGACCAGCCGCTATATCGTGGCTCGTTCAAGCCCAAGCTTGCCGCCCGATGAGCCAATTATGCCGTATGTGCCACGGCGCTCGTTGCTCCAGACCTTGTTGCCATCGGTGTTTACCAAGCCGCAGCCAGTCAGCCCCTTTCCCTTGGTGGGTTATGCTGGTTTGTGGTTGATGGTCGATGAAGGCCATATCACCACAATTGCCGTGGCTCCATCGCAGCGCAGCCAAGGCCTTGGCGAGTTGCTGCTGAATGGTTTGATCGACCAAGGCCTTGATATGGGAGCAACCCGCCTGACCTTAGAAGTGCGGATTTCGAATGAATCGGCGCAAAAGCTCTATTTGAAATATGGCTTCGAGCCAAGCGGCACGCGGGTGCGCTACTACACCGATAACGGCGAAGATGCCCTGATTATGTGGACTGATGTAATCACTGAGCCAAGCTATCAACACCGTTTGAGCGAGCTGCGTGAACGTTTGGCGTTACGCCTTCAGCGTCAGGCGGGGATGGTCGAATAG
- a CDS encoding nucleotide sugar dehydrogenase, with amino-acid sequence MKIVVAGTGFVGLPHAAVCSEYGHEVYAYDIDTKRIAAYKTAKREEIEKYVNEPGLASIIQENINRSLHFIDDLEPVIEGVDAFFLCLPTPPNRDGSSNLSYYFDAVNHLAKLLAKRADQRRVVIINKSTVPVGTGRQLEEVLKSHNVPNVGIASNPEFLPEGNAVEKSRHPDRVVVGADTEEDFRILRRIYSQFINHVRIAFIETTPETAESIKYVANTLLLTYISFWNGVGGRLAESVSNVRMEDLKRGVTADTRISKWGSFVSNGAGGSCFGKDIQSLIYQLKSRNQSTDLLESVYEINEYQKTYLIDRAAAEAGVKFNNKVVALLGLAFKQRTNDMRDASALKVVESLLGRGVKEVRAYDPMAEEEAKRFFNPEQNHLFERISYHPSAKAALEGSDMLFISTDWEEFRGLSSTIESTVPAPYLIIDGRRMIPDYNELVERGYSYLAVGSPYLNK; translated from the coding sequence ATGAAGATCGTCGTTGCAGGAACAGGCTTTGTGGGATTGCCCCACGCTGCGGTCTGCTCAGAATATGGTCATGAAGTCTATGCCTATGATATCGATACTAAGCGGATTGCGGCCTACAAAACCGCTAAGCGCGAAGAAATTGAAAAATATGTCAATGAGCCAGGCTTGGCCAGCATTATCCAAGAAAATATCAACCGTTCTCTGCATTTCATTGATGATCTTGAGCCGGTAATCGAAGGGGTCGATGCCTTTTTCTTGTGTTTGCCAACCCCACCCAATCGCGATGGCTCCTCGAACTTGAGCTACTATTTCGATGCGGTCAATCATTTGGCGAAGCTGTTGGCCAAACGTGCTGATCAACGCCGCGTGGTAATTATCAATAAAAGCACGGTTCCGGTTGGCACAGGCCGCCAACTTGAGGAAGTGCTCAAAAGCCATAATGTGCCAAACGTGGGGATTGCCTCAAACCCTGAATTCTTGCCCGAAGGTAATGCCGTTGAAAAATCACGCCATCCTGATCGGGTCGTGGTTGGGGCTGATACCGAGGAAGATTTCCGGATTTTGCGCCGAATCTACTCACAATTTATCAATCATGTGCGGATTGCCTTTATCGAAACCACCCCTGAAACGGCTGAATCGATTAAATATGTCGCCAACACCTTGTTGCTGACCTACATTTCGTTTTGGAACGGTGTTGGCGGGCGTTTGGCTGAATCTGTCTCAAATGTGCGCATGGAAGACCTTAAGCGTGGCGTGACCGCCGATACCCGCATTAGCAAATGGGGTTCGTTCGTGTCGAACGGCGCTGGTGGCTCATGCTTTGGCAAAGACATTCAATCGTTGATTTATCAACTCAAGAGTCGCAACCAAAGCACCGATTTGCTCGAATCGGTCTATGAAATTAACGAATATCAAAAGACCTATTTGATCGATCGGGCAGCAGCGGAAGCTGGCGTGAAGTTTAACAATAAAGTTGTGGCTTTGCTGGGCTTGGCGTTTAAACAACGCACCAACGATATGCGCGATGCCTCGGCCTTGAAGGTTGTCGAAAGCTTGCTTGGCCGTGGGGTCAAAGAAGTTCGCGCCTACGACCCAATGGCCGAAGAAGAAGCCAAGCGCTTTTTCAACCCTGAGCAAAACCATTTGTTCGAGCGCATCAGCTATCATCCTTCGGCTAAAGCAGCGCTCGAAGGCAGCGATATGCTGTTTATCTCGACCGACTGGGAAGAGTTCCGTGGGCTTTCGAGCACAATTGAAAGCACCGTGCCCGCACCATATTTGATCATTGATGGCCGCCGTATGATTCCCGACTACAACGAGTTGGTCGAACGCGGCTATAGCTATTTGGCAGTTGGCTCACCCTACTTAAACAAATAG
- a CDS encoding peroxiredoxin-like family protein, with the protein MPRYQAGQTINPRNLTSIADQALSIPHPQQLTHLQFRRFAGCPMCNLHIRSFIQGYSALAEAGIQEVAVFHSSKTAMLASHAEAPFALIADPTKKLYAAFGVDSSIWAVLHPKSWLPMLKGLFKHGVGMPEKGQNPLGLPADFLIAPDGTIVACKYGVHGYDQWSLSEVLQLAQQYQQRSVG; encoded by the coding sequence ATGCCACGTTATCAAGCAGGCCAAACGATTAATCCCCGCAATTTGACAAGCATTGCCGATCAAGCGCTGAGCATTCCGCACCCGCAGCAATTGACCCATCTGCAATTTCGACGCTTTGCGGGCTGCCCAATGTGTAATCTGCATATTCGTTCATTTATTCAAGGCTACTCGGCCCTAGCTGAAGCTGGTATTCAAGAAGTTGCAGTATTTCACTCATCGAAAACTGCTATGCTCGCCAGCCATGCCGAGGCTCCATTTGCCCTGATTGCCGACCCCACCAAAAAACTCTATGCTGCTTTTGGAGTTGATAGCTCGATTTGGGCAGTATTGCACCCTAAATCATGGTTGCCAATGCTCAAAGGCTTATTCAAGCATGGAGTGGGCATGCCCGAAAAAGGCCAGAACCCGCTGGGCTTGCCTGCCGATTTCCTGATTGCGCCCGATGGCACAATTGTGGCCTGCAAATATGGGGTGCATGGCTACGATCAATGGTCGCTGAGCGAGGTCTTGCAACTAGCTCAGCAATATCAACAGCGCAGCGTAGGCTAG
- a CDS encoding TetR/AcrR family transcriptional regulator — MSGQELPLANNQRRGRPREFDRTTALECAMRQFWQHGYETLSMADLTTCLGINPPSLYAAFGSKQAFFLEAIDHYLATRGAYVYAVPSDQSSPRAMLTQLLQRAAEAFSDAAYPAGCFVLASIATTYDSHEIEQAIVDRCQQHMSKINELVDLGVQTGELPATTNPDELAQFFICVLQGMSLQARLGASTNQLQAIVANALQLWPQTMRLR, encoded by the coding sequence ATGTCTGGGCAAGAACTTCCATTAGCCAATAATCAACGACGTGGCCGACCACGCGAATTTGATCGAACCACTGCCTTGGAGTGTGCGATGCGCCAATTTTGGCAGCATGGCTACGAAACGCTCTCGATGGCTGATCTGACCACCTGCTTGGGAATTAATCCGCCGAGTTTGTATGCAGCCTTTGGCAGCAAGCAAGCCTTTTTTCTTGAAGCTATCGACCATTATTTGGCGACGCGCGGAGCCTACGTTTATGCCGTGCCCAGCGACCAAAGCTCACCACGGGCAATGCTGACCCAACTGCTACAACGGGCGGCTGAGGCCTTCAGCGATGCTGCTTACCCAGCGGGCTGTTTTGTTTTGGCCAGCATTGCCACCACCTACGATTCGCATGAAATTGAGCAAGCGATTGTGGATCGCTGCCAGCAACACATGAGCAAAATTAACGAATTGGTCGATTTGGGAGTGCAAACAGGCGAGCTGCCAGCCACTACTAATCCTGATGAACTTGCTCAATTTTTCATTTGTGTGCTGCAAGGCATGTCGTTGCAAGCACGGTTAGGAGCCAGCACCAACCAACTCCAAGCGATTGTGGCGAATGCGCTGCAATTATGGCCACAAACCATGCGTTTGCGCTAG
- a CDS encoding glycosyltransferase family 2 protein, translating into MERTTLVSALTTTSSPFPWTVSIVIPAFNEAATIGGVVQEVHTRYPELEIIVVDDHSADATVEIATAAGARVITRPYNIGNGAGVKTGVRAATGEIVIIMDGDGQHNPADIERLLSYIGDYDMVIGARSRSGQENWLRWLGNSALNGLGSYLTGMEMQDLTSGFRAFRRSILLDYIHLLPNQFSWPTTSALAFAKAGYHVRFEPIAMQRRQGGRSKQKLLKNGFKFTIIILRIISLFNPIRVFMPVSGFFFVLCIISYVLGALNDNNWLHLPPTALFCLIATMFFFCFGLLAETIAALRFERIRQ; encoded by the coding sequence GTGGAACGCACAACGCTTGTAAGTGCTCTAACCACAACGTCATCACCGTTTCCTTGGACGGTGAGCATTGTGATTCCAGCCTTTAATGAAGCCGCAACAATTGGCGGGGTGGTGCAAGAAGTTCACACACGCTACCCTGAACTTGAAATTATCGTGGTTGATGATCATTCTGCCGATGCAACCGTGGAAATTGCCACTGCTGCTGGCGCACGTGTGATCACCCGTCCTTATAACATTGGCAACGGCGCTGGGGTCAAAACTGGTGTTCGGGCTGCGACTGGCGAAATCGTGATCATTATGGATGGCGATGGTCAGCACAACCCTGCCGACATCGAACGCTTATTGAGCTATATTGGCGATTACGATATGGTGATTGGCGCTCGTTCGCGCTCAGGCCAAGAAAATTGGCTACGTTGGTTGGGCAATAGCGCCTTGAATGGGCTTGGCTCGTATCTGACAGGCATGGAAATGCAAGATTTGACTTCGGGCTTTCGGGCTTTTCGGCGTTCAATTTTGCTTGATTATATTCACCTCTTGCCAAACCAATTTTCGTGGCCAACTACCAGCGCCTTGGCTTTTGCCAAGGCTGGTTATCATGTGCGCTTCGAGCCAATCGCTATGCAACGCCGCCAAGGTGGCCGCTCCAAGCAAAAGCTGCTGAAAAATGGCTTTAAATTTACCATCATCATCCTGCGGATTATCAGCCTGTTTAATCCAATTCGGGTGTTTATGCCAGTCAGTGGCTTTTTCTTTGTGCTATGTATTATTTCGTATGTGTTGGGAGCGCTGAACGATAATAATTGGTTGCATCTGCCGCCGACGGCGCTATTTTGCTTGATTGCAACCATGTTTTTCTTTTGTTTTGGCTTATTGGCCGAAACGATTGCAGCGCTGCGCTTTGAACGGATTCGCCAATGA
- a CDS encoding lysylphosphatidylglycerol synthase transmembrane domain-containing protein, with translation MKKRIINGLLTALGPAILIWFLATNDLASIWNVIRTTDPWLFGGSVVLVLPFLYSKGWRWRLILQGWNIEISPWFASLLYTLGIFVGSVTPGQGGDAVKAWYLRREGHPLGPSLLSIVVDRFFDVAIMGIIAGSGLYFYRTFLPGNVQLLIVASLLGVVVGVAILASAGLRRWFTTNVVPVVVPAKLRQLAVKAGLKDRVLHMPLSRIVTLVLFSFVTLGWTFIRLYLLFLATGVKIDIGPYMAMIAIISLVSVISIAGIGIRDVVMILIMTNLAQTGQMLPVAGGSFTSEQATSLALGISTLFLVLNVINVVLGFLVSLRYPLGDALLKTDLATVEE, from the coding sequence ATGAAAAAACGAATTATCAATGGGCTTTTGACAGCCTTGGGGCCAGCGATCTTGATTTGGTTTCTGGCTACCAACGATCTTGCCAGCATTTGGAATGTGATTCGTACCACCGATCCTTGGTTGTTTGGTGGTTCGGTGGTTTTGGTATTGCCGTTTCTCTATTCCAAGGGCTGGCGCTGGCGCTTGATTTTGCAAGGCTGGAATATTGAAATTAGCCCATGGTTTGCTTCATTGCTCTATACCTTGGGGATTTTTGTTGGCTCAGTTACGCCTGGACAGGGCGGCGATGCGGTCAAGGCCTGGTATTTGCGCCGCGAAGGCCATCCGCTGGGGCCAAGTTTGCTTTCAATTGTGGTTGATCGCTTCTTCGATGTGGCGATTATGGGCATCATTGCTGGCTCGGGCTTGTATTTTTATCGCACCTTTTTGCCTGGCAATGTGCAGCTGTTGATTGTGGCTTCGCTCTTGGGTGTGGTGGTTGGCGTGGCGATTTTGGCCAGTGCTGGCTTGCGACGTTGGTTTACGACCAACGTTGTGCCGGTGGTTGTTCCTGCCAAATTACGCCAACTGGCGGTCAAAGCTGGCCTCAAAGACCGCGTGCTGCATATGCCGCTCAGCCGCATTGTGACCTTGGTTTTGTTCTCATTCGTGACCTTGGGCTGGACGTTTATTCGGCTGTATTTGCTGTTTCTGGCGACTGGGGTCAAGATTGATATTGGCCCGTACATGGCCATGATTGCAATTATCTCCTTGGTCAGCGTGATTTCGATTGCTGGGATTGGCATTCGCGATGTGGTGATGATTTTGATTATGACCAACTTAGCCCAAACTGGCCAGATGCTGCCCGTGGCTGGTGGTAGCTTCACCAGCGAACAAGCGACCAGTTTGGCATTGGGCATTTCAACCCTCTTTTTGGTGTTGAATGTGATTAATGTGGTGCTCGGCTTCTTGGTTTCGCTACGCTACCCACTGGGCGATGCTTTGCTCAAAACCGATTTAGCCACGGTTGAAGAGTAG